From the genome of Ornithobacterium rhinotracheale, one region includes:
- the hflX gene encoding GTPase HflX, producing the protein MLEKKEARYERVILVGVITQNQSEEKLSEYMDELAFLAYTAGAETVARFTQKLQQPDSKYFVGSGKLEEIKEFVEENDIDTVVFDDELSPSQLKNIERVLDRKIIDRTNLILDIFAQRAETSYARTQVELAQYEYILPRLTRMWTHLERQRGGIGLRGPGETQIQTDRRIIRDRIALLKKKLETIDKQMATQRKNRGSLIRVALVGYTNVGKSTLMNLISKSNVFAEDKLFATLDTTVRKVVIGNLPFLLSDTVGFIRKLPTQLVESFKSTLDEVREADLILHVVDISHESFEDHIRSVNEILKEIDVVDKPTLMVFNKIDKFRFIPKAEDDLSQPTRENISLDEWEKMWVAKSEFPTLFISAKKKKNIVAFKKTLYEEVKKIHTQRYPYNNFLFQYYDEE; encoded by the coding sequence ATGTTAGAAAAAAAAGAGGCGCGCTATGAGCGTGTAATTTTAGTAGGAGTTATTACTCAAAACCAAAGCGAAGAAAAGCTGAGCGAATATATGGATGAGCTTGCGTTTCTAGCCTATACCGCTGGAGCGGAAACCGTGGCTCGATTTACGCAAAAACTGCAACAGCCGGATTCTAAATATTTTGTAGGGAGTGGAAAGTTAGAGGAGATTAAGGAATTTGTAGAAGAAAACGATATTGATACCGTAGTTTTTGATGATGAGCTTTCACCTTCTCAGCTTAAAAATATTGAGCGTGTTTTAGATCGCAAAATCATTGATAGAACAAATTTGATTTTAGACATATTTGCTCAAAGAGCCGAAACCTCATACGCCCGCACCCAAGTGGAGCTTGCACAATATGAATATATATTACCAAGGCTCACCCGAATGTGGACACACTTGGAGCGCCAGCGAGGTGGAATTGGGCTACGCGGCCCTGGGGAAACGCAGATTCAGACGGATAGGAGAATCATTCGCGATAGAATTGCGCTACTCAAAAAGAAGCTTGAAACCATAGATAAGCAAATGGCCACTCAGCGAAAAAATCGCGGATCACTCATTCGCGTAGCGCTCGTGGGGTATACCAATGTGGGGAAATCTACTTTAATGAATTTAATTAGCAAGTCTAATGTATTTGCCGAGGACAAGCTATTTGCTACCCTAGACACCACGGTGCGAAAGGTGGTGATTGGGAATTTGCCGTTCTTGCTTAGCGACACCGTGGGCTTCATCAGAAAACTGCCAACCCAGTTGGTGGAATCCTTTAAATCTACCTTAGACGAGGTGCGCGAGGCAGATTTGATTCTGCATGTGGTGGATATTTCGCACGAGAGTTTTGAGGACCATATCCGTTCAGTGAATGAGATTTTAAAAGAGATAGACGTGGTGGATAAGCCTACGCTAATGGTCTTTAATAAAATAGATAAATTCCGATTTATTCCCAAGGCAGAAGATGATTTAAGCCAGCCTACGCGAGAAAATATAAGCCTCGATGAATGGGAGAAAATGTGGGTGGCAAAATCAGAATTCCCTACATTATTTATTTCAGCTAAAAAGAAAAAGAATATCGTTGCCTTTAAGAAAACGCTCTATGAGGAGGTGAAGAAAATCCATACACAGCGCTACCCATACAATAATTTCCTGTTTCAGTATTATGATGAAGAGTGA
- the folK gene encoding 2-amino-4-hydroxy-6-hydroxymethyldihydropteridine diphosphokinase has translation MMKSEVTLLLGSNLGDRARNLAQAKAHLSEIGTIKAETPIMETQPVGFTAEQDFLNQVLYFSTPLSPISLLKSIKSIEKKMGRIYTKPLAGEKYVSRIIDIDILFYEEVKFFSKVLKVPHHQVESRDFVRELLGK, from the coding sequence ATGATGAAGAGTGAGGTAACGCTCCTTTTAGGGAGCAATTTGGGCGACCGCGCACGGAATTTAGCACAAGCCAAAGCGCATTTGTCCGAAATTGGAACCATCAAAGCGGAAACGCCTATAATGGAGACGCAGCCCGTAGGCTTCACCGCAGAGCAAGATTTTCTGAACCAAGTATTGTATTTCAGCACGCCACTCTCGCCAATTTCGCTATTGAAGTCCATTAAGAGCATTGAGAAAAAAATGGGTAGAATTTACACTAAGCCGCTTGCTGGCGAAAAATATGTTTCTAGAATTATAGATATAGATATTTTGTTTTATGAGGAAGTGAAATTTTTCTCCAAAGTGTTGAAAGTACCCCATCATCAGGTAGAATCAAGGGATTTCGTGCGTGAATTGTTGGGGAAATAG
- a CDS encoding OmpA family protein, which translates to MKYLKLFTLSSLALCAFPLMAQEATEVVVLEEAAPQETYQSKFYGQNRDYVKFTSDQKKFNDWSIAVYGGVPFIQGADLNTAVSNHGIKWGYDVQAVLTKQITHAFGLGLQFNYGKTKQQAFVGGDEFQGHTDYWMWSLQGDINFSNLFRRVDNKSRYAWALHGYGGIGTLQYDSYINKNGGPDFQTAEVAGSGSIYINGGGGLRYKVSQRLDIEAKAMYYFTGDEEFDGSTQGEKQYDNPKFQDGTSIADIAHLEEGKDDGLFTFSVGALFKLGKHHEHLSWADPLADIYPGPSPEELQSMLVVCAQGDNDDDGVCDDWDRELNTPQGARVDGAGRALDTDLDGVIDLYDKCVTLPGPADNDGCPLHKDVEAAINLAISNLEFALDSDVISPSYYPLLDKAAEYLKYYKDDVYNVVGHTDTRASEAYNMNLSRRRAQAVKDYLVQKHGVPAGQLNVVAMGEKDLRFPQCKPATKCPEWMNHANRRVVFVKQ; encoded by the coding sequence ATGAAGTATTTAAAACTATTTACATTATCTTCGTTAGCTCTTTGTGCTTTCCCATTGATGGCGCAAGAGGCAACTGAGGTAGTAGTGTTGGAGGAGGCAGCTCCTCAGGAGACTTATCAAAGTAAGTTCTACGGGCAAAACCGTGATTATGTGAAATTCACTTCTGACCAGAAGAAATTCAACGATTGGAGCATCGCCGTTTATGGAGGTGTGCCATTCATTCAAGGAGCAGACTTAAATACAGCTGTCTCAAACCACGGAATTAAGTGGGGGTATGATGTACAAGCCGTATTGACAAAGCAAATTACGCACGCATTTGGTCTAGGTTTGCAATTTAACTATGGTAAAACTAAGCAACAAGCATTCGTCGGGGGTGATGAGTTCCAAGGACATACAGATTACTGGATGTGGTCATTGCAAGGGGATATCAATTTCAGTAACTTATTTAGAAGAGTTGATAACAAATCTCGCTATGCTTGGGCATTACACGGGTACGGAGGAATCGGTACTTTGCAATATGATTCTTACATCAACAAAAATGGTGGGCCAGATTTCCAAACAGCAGAAGTTGCAGGTTCAGGTTCTATCTACATCAATGGTGGTGGTGGTTTAAGATATAAAGTAAGTCAAAGACTTGATATCGAAGCTAAGGCTATGTACTACTTCACTGGTGATGAGGAGTTTGATGGCTCTACTCAAGGCGAAAAACAATACGATAATCCAAAATTCCAAGATGGAACATCAATTGCCGATATCGCTCACTTAGAGGAAGGTAAAGATGATGGATTGTTTACATTCAGCGTGGGTGCTTTATTTAAGTTAGGAAAACACCATGAGCACCTATCATGGGCAGACCCATTAGCAGATATTTATCCAGGCCCTTCACCTGAAGAGTTACAATCTATGTTGGTAGTTTGTGCGCAAGGTGATAACGATGATGATGGCGTTTGTGATGATTGGGACCGCGAGCTAAATACTCCACAAGGTGCTAGAGTAGATGGTGCAGGCCGTGCATTAGATACTGATTTAGATGGTGTAATCGACTTGTATGACAAGTGCGTTACATTGCCTGGCCCAGCAGATAATGATGGTTGTCCGTTACACAAAGATGTTGAAGCTGCAATCAACTTAGCAATTTCTAACTTAGAGTTTGCATTGGATTCAGATGTAATTTCTCCATCTTACTACCCATTACTCGACAAAGCAGCAGAGTACTTGAAGTATTACAAAGATGATGTTTACAATGTAGTAGGGCATACAGATACAAGAGCTTCTGAGGCTTATAACATGAACTTGTCAAGAAGAAGAGCACAAGCCGTTAAAGATTACTTAGTTCAAAAACACGGAGTTCCAGCAGGACAATTAAATGTTGTAGCAATGGGTGAGAAAGATTTGAGATTCCCTCAATGTAAACCAGCTACTAAATGTCCAGAGTGGATGAACCACGCAAACAGACGAGTAGTTTTCGTAAAACAATAA
- a CDS encoding ABC transporter ATP-binding protein: MKELLSLNKYLYKYRGRLFLGTLFIIGLNFFMVYKIRYVGKAVNFIKASLNSGETEQISQLWYYGALIILLPLVAVLLQFLMRQTIIVASRHMEYDLKNVIYEHYQELDTAFYKNNRIGDLMNRISEDVGYVRMYLGPGIMYPINLLAMSVILVVEMLSIDKTMTFFTLLPLPFLSVLVYFLSSKINRKSRELQAEQSNLSAFVQDMFSGIRVIKSFSKEKSVKAKYVQNVKKYKYKAIELANIDAFFSPLVVVIIGVSQIVILYVGGMRYINGQIHEIGTLAQFFMYLNMLIWPFTSLGWVSMVVQRASSSMKRINEFLNTDPMVKNTGVIKAKIQGKISFERVNFTYENTGIQALKNVSFEVPAGETLAILGKTGSGKTTIAELISRLYDPTSGVVKIDDRDLKMYDLFALRDQIGVVPQEAFLFSTSLRENLNFGADQDSLELAQEYAQKADLHENIACFREGYDTVVGERGVTLSGGQKQRLSISRALIKKPKILIFDDSLSAVDTETETKILNNIKQESEGKTTIIITHRVSSAKHAHQIIVLDSGEIIERGTHQDLMDLGGIYSEMYTQQTQMQE; encoded by the coding sequence ATGAAAGAGCTTTTAAGTTTAAATAAATATTTATACAAATACCGTGGCCGCTTATTCCTTGGGACATTGTTCATCATAGGGCTAAACTTCTTTATGGTATATAAAATCAGATATGTGGGCAAGGCGGTAAACTTCATCAAAGCCTCTCTAAATAGTGGCGAAACCGAGCAGATCAGCCAATTGTGGTACTATGGTGCGTTGATTATTTTATTGCCTTTGGTTGCGGTGCTTCTCCAATTTTTGATGCGTCAAACCATCATTGTGGCATCTCGCCATATGGAGTATGATTTGAAAAATGTTATTTATGAGCATTATCAAGAGCTAGATACAGCATTTTATAAAAATAACCGAATCGGCGACTTAATGAACCGCATAAGCGAAGATGTGGGCTATGTTCGTATGTATCTAGGGCCAGGGATTATGTACCCCATCAATTTGCTCGCAATGTCAGTTATTCTCGTGGTTGAGATGCTTTCAATTGATAAAACAATGACCTTTTTCACGCTCCTGCCCTTGCCATTTTTATCAGTTCTAGTCTACTTTCTGAGTAGTAAAATCAACAGAAAAAGCCGCGAATTACAAGCCGAGCAGTCTAATTTATCAGCCTTTGTGCAAGATATGTTTTCGGGCATTAGAGTTATAAAATCATTTAGCAAAGAAAAAAGCGTTAAGGCGAAATATGTCCAAAATGTCAAAAAATACAAGTATAAAGCCATAGAATTAGCCAATATTGATGCATTTTTTTCGCCCCTCGTGGTAGTGATTATCGGCGTGAGCCAAATCGTGATTTTATATGTAGGCGGTATGCGCTACATCAATGGGCAAATCCACGAAATTGGGACACTAGCGCAGTTTTTTATGTACTTAAATATGCTCATTTGGCCATTCACCTCGCTGGGTTGGGTCTCGATGGTGGTGCAGCGCGCATCAAGCTCTATGAAGCGCATCAACGAGTTTTTAAACACTGATCCGATGGTGAAAAATACAGGTGTAATTAAGGCTAAAATTCAAGGGAAAATCAGCTTTGAAAGAGTGAATTTTACTTATGAAAATACGGGGATTCAGGCTTTGAAGAATGTGAGCTTTGAGGTGCCAGCGGGTGAAACGCTTGCAATCTTAGGAAAAACAGGCTCGGGCAAAACTACCATTGCCGAGCTAATCTCTCGCCTCTATGACCCTACGAGTGGCGTGGTGAAAATTGATGATAGAGACTTGAAAATGTATGATTTATTCGCGTTGAGAGACCAAATCGGGGTGGTGCCACAAGAGGCCTTTTTATTCTCTACAAGTTTGAGGGAAAATTTAAATTTTGGCGCCGACCAAGATAGCTTAGAGTTGGCACAAGAGTATGCCCAAAAAGCTGATTTGCACGAGAATATAGCGTGCTTTAGAGAGGGGTATGATACAGTAGTGGGAGAGCGTGGCGTTACGCTCTCGGGCGGACAAAAGCAACGCCTCTCAATTTCTAGGGCGCTGATTAAAAAGCCGAAAATTCTTATTTTTGATGATAGCCTCTCGGCAGTGGATACCGAGACGGAAACCAAGATTTTAAATAATATTAAACAAGAATCCGAGGGCAAGACTACGATTATCATCACGCACCGAGTTTCTTCGGCTAAGCATGCACACCAAATCATCGTCTTGGATAGTGGAGAAATCATTGAGCGCGGAACGCACCAAGATTTAATGGATTTAGGCGGAATTTATAGCGAAATGTACACGCAGCAGACTCAGATGCAGGAGTAG
- a CDS encoding DNA gyrase/topoisomerase IV subunit A yields MMDLTPQNKNGESTKKVSGMFREWFLDYSSYVILSRAIPSIYDGLKPVQRRILHSMREMEDGRYNKVANIVGNTMKYHPHGDSSIGGALVQMGQKNLLIDKQGNWGNIFTGDVAAASRYIEARLTKFALEVVFNPKTTEWQNSYDGRNKEPVNLPIKFPLLLAQGVEGIAVGLSTQILPHNFNELIDASIKHLKGKKFELFPDFQTGGMIDVSDYNDGERGGRVRIRAKITQEDKSTLKISEIPYGQTTSSVISSILSANEKGKIKIRKVEDNTAEKVEILVHLNNNVSPDKMIDALYAFTSCEVSLSPNACVIVDKRPEFLSVSEILKINTENTLQLLKRELEIELDELEYKWHFSSLERIFIENRIYHDIEEEETWEGVIRAIDEGLKPHIAHLRRPVTEEDIIKLTEIRIKRISKFDLDKAQQYIDSLEEQIVAVKNHLEHLIAYAIDYFKRLKERYGKDKPRLTEIRPFEDIDATKVAAANVRLYGNFAEGFIGTGSAMRKDEFLFECSDLDDIITFRRNGSMMITKVDDKTFVGKDIIHCAVWKKKDKRTIYNVIYRMGKTGPYYQKRFSVTSIIRDKEYPIASDLEGSQILYFSANPNGEAEVVQVLLNQRARLKKLKFEIDFADLAVRSMLAKGNLVSKQPIKKIELKEHGVSTLAPRKIWFDEAVKRLNVEGRGKYLGAFRGEDKILTINEEGVAQLTNFDLANHYEDKLLFIEKWIPEKPISCIYYDSERERYYVKRFVLEDSLKEQPFYFLEDNKSFIEFISVDRIPQIEIVFKKVNGNEREPEIVNLEEFIAVKGITAMGNQLTTYDVKKIVPLEPIPYQEPEEETQEDTEEEEDSFDSEPKQASLFD; encoded by the coding sequence ATGATGGATTTAACCCCCCAAAACAAAAATGGAGAATCGACCAAGAAGGTCTCGGGAATGTTCAGAGAATGGTTTTTGGACTATTCCTCTTATGTGATTTTATCACGAGCCATTCCCTCTATTTATGATGGGCTTAAGCCCGTGCAGCGTCGTATTTTGCACTCTATGCGCGAGATGGAAGATGGCCGATACAACAAGGTGGCAAACATTGTGGGGAATACAATGAAATATCACCCGCACGGAGACTCCTCAATCGGTGGTGCGCTGGTGCAAATGGGGCAAAAGAATTTGCTCATTGATAAGCAAGGAAACTGGGGGAATATCTTTACAGGAGATGTGGCGGCAGCCTCCCGTTACATCGAGGCGAGGCTCACGAAGTTTGCGCTAGAAGTAGTTTTTAACCCTAAAACCACCGAGTGGCAAAACTCCTACGATGGCCGAAATAAAGAGCCCGTGAATTTGCCTATAAAATTCCCATTACTATTGGCGCAGGGCGTGGAGGGTATTGCGGTGGGGCTTTCGACACAGATTTTGCCTCATAATTTTAATGAATTAATCGATGCCTCAATTAAGCATTTAAAGGGTAAAAAGTTTGAGCTATTCCCAGATTTCCAAACGGGCGGTATGATTGATGTCTCAGACTATAATGATGGCGAGCGCGGCGGACGCGTTAGAATCCGAGCGAAAATTACGCAGGAAGATAAATCTACGCTTAAAATCTCTGAAATCCCTTATGGGCAGACTACCTCTTCCGTGATTTCAAGCATATTAAGTGCCAACGAGAAAGGAAAGATTAAAATCCGAAAGGTGGAGGATAATACGGCTGAGAAGGTAGAGATTTTAGTGCATTTGAACAACAATGTTTCGCCAGACAAAATGATTGATGCGCTGTATGCCTTCACCAGTTGCGAAGTCTCGCTCTCGCCAAATGCTTGTGTGATTGTAGATAAGCGCCCAGAGTTTCTCTCAGTCTCAGAGATTTTAAAAATTAATACCGAAAACACCCTTCAGCTACTTAAGCGCGAGTTAGAAATTGAGCTAGATGAATTGGAGTATAAGTGGCACTTCTCTTCCTTGGAGCGAATTTTTATTGAAAATAGAATTTATCACGACATTGAGGAGGAAGAGACTTGGGAAGGCGTAATCCGAGCCATTGATGAGGGGCTAAAACCGCACATCGCTCACCTGCGCCGCCCAGTTACCGAAGAGGATATTATAAAACTCACCGAAATTCGCATTAAGCGCATTTCCAAATTCGATTTAGATAAAGCACAGCAATATATAGACTCCTTGGAGGAGCAAATCGTCGCCGTTAAGAATCATTTAGAGCATTTAATAGCGTATGCAATAGATTATTTTAAGCGCCTCAAAGAAAGATATGGGAAAGATAAGCCCCGTCTCACTGAAATTCGCCCATTTGAGGATATAGATGCTACCAAGGTTGCCGCCGCGAATGTGCGCCTATATGGCAACTTTGCAGAGGGCTTCATTGGCACGGGGAGTGCTATGCGCAAAGATGAGTTTCTGTTTGAGTGTTCAGACCTTGACGACATCATCACCTTCCGCCGAAATGGTAGTATGATGATTACTAAGGTGGACGATAAAACATTCGTGGGGAAAGATATCATCCACTGCGCCGTTTGGAAGAAGAAAGACAAGCGCACGATTTACAATGTCATTTATCGTATGGGCAAAACAGGTCCTTATTACCAAAAAAGATTCTCGGTAACTAGCATCATTCGCGACAAAGAATACCCCATTGCTAGCGACCTTGAAGGCTCGCAAATTTTATACTTTTCGGCCAATCCCAATGGAGAGGCAGAAGTGGTGCAAGTATTGCTAAATCAGAGAGCAAGGCTTAAAAAATTAAAATTTGAGATAGATTTTGCCGATTTAGCCGTGCGCAGTATGCTCGCAAAGGGAAATTTAGTTTCTAAACAGCCCATTAAGAAAATAGAGCTTAAAGAGCACGGCGTGTCCACTTTGGCACCGAGAAAAATTTGGTTTGACGAGGCAGTGAAGAGGCTCAATGTCGAAGGGCGTGGAAAATACCTTGGTGCATTCCGTGGGGAGGATAAGATTCTAACAATCAATGAGGAGGGCGTGGCGCAGCTCACAAATTTCGACCTAGCCAATCATTACGAAGATAAGCTCCTATTTATAGAAAAATGGATTCCCGAAAAGCCCATTTCCTGCATTTACTACGATAGCGAGCGCGAGCGTTATTATGTGAAACGCTTTGTGCTAGAAGATAGCTTAAAAGAGCAACCATTCTATTTCTTAGAAGACAATAAATCTTTCATAGAATTTATTTCTGTGGATAGAATCCCGCAGATTGAGATTGTTTTCAAAAAAGTAAACGGCAACGAGCGCGAGCCAGAAATTGTGAATTTGGAGGAATTTATCGCCGTAAAAGGAATTACTGCGATGGGCAACCAGCTCACAACCTATGATGTTAAGAAAATTGTGCCGCTTGAGCCAATTCCGTACCAAGAGCCAGAGGAGGAGACGCAAGAAGATACCGAGGAAGAAGAGGATTCCTTTGATTCAGAGCCAAAGCAGGCCTCACTTTTTGATTAA
- a CDS encoding rhomboid family intramembrane serine protease, which translates to MAENITYIVIGITVFISWQAWERPELFNRLKFQMAAILEQKQYSRILTSGFVHADGMHLIFNMFTLYVFMPQVLYMFSVRDTLFIYILAILSGNLLTILVHRKERWYTAVGASGGVAGIVFAGIVLFPQKPLQIVFFPFVKFPAWLFGVIYLAYSAFGMKRNLGNLGHAAHIGGSLVGIVMGLYLKAQIV; encoded by the coding sequence ATGGCGGAAAATATAACTTATATCGTAATAGGAATTACGGTTTTCATCAGTTGGCAAGCTTGGGAGCGCCCCGAGCTATTTAATCGCTTGAAATTCCAAATGGCTGCCATTTTAGAGCAGAAGCAGTATAGCCGTATTCTCACCTCAGGCTTTGTTCATGCAGATGGTATGCATTTGATTTTTAATATGTTTACGCTGTATGTCTTTATGCCTCAGGTGTTGTATATGTTCAGTGTGAGAGATACGCTTTTTATATACATTTTAGCCATATTAAGCGGGAATTTGCTCACCATTTTAGTCCATCGCAAAGAGCGCTGGTACACGGCGGTGGGTGCCTCTGGGGGCGTTGCGGGAATTGTGTTTGCGGGCATAGTGCTATTTCCGCAGAAGCCCTTGCAGATTGTCTTTTTCCCATTTGTTAAATTTCCTGCGTGGCTATTTGGGGTGATTTATTTAGCTTATTCCGCATTTGGAATGAAAAGAAATTTAGGCAATCTAGGGCACGCAGCCCACATAGGAGGTAGCTTGGTGGGGATTGTGATGGGGCTTTATCTAAAAGCGCAAATCGTTTAG
- a CDS encoding rod shape-determining protein, producing the protein MGLFNFFTKDIAIDLGTANTLIIHNNKVVVDHPSIVAIDRQSGKLIAVGHEAKRMQGKTHDDIKIVRPLKDGVIADFEASEKMIREFISMIPGLKGGMFAPALRMVICIPSGITQVERRAVKDSALHVNAKDIRLIYEPMAAAIGVGIDIQQPEGNMIIDIGGGTTEIAVISLGGIVVDQSVKIAGDIFTNDIAYHLRTHHNLYVGERTAERIKIEIGSALEELEHEPDDIYVQGRDLITGKPKEVVVNYKEVARALDNSISRIEDAVMETLSKTPPELAADIHNTGVYMAGGGSMLRGLDQRISKKTGLPVFLAEDPLRAVVKGTGIALKNMDKFTFLER; encoded by the coding sequence ATGGGCTTATTCAATTTCTTTACAAAAGATATCGCAATAGACTTAGGTACTGCAAATACCTTAATCATTCATAATAATAAAGTAGTAGTAGATCATCCGTCCATTGTAGCCATCGATCGCCAATCAGGGAAATTAATCGCCGTGGGGCACGAGGCTAAAAGAATGCAAGGGAAAACACATGATGACATCAAGATCGTGCGTCCTTTGAAAGATGGGGTAATCGCTGATTTTGAGGCGTCTGAGAAAATGATTAGAGAATTTATCTCTATGATTCCAGGCTTAAAAGGTGGAATGTTTGCACCAGCACTTAGAATGGTAATCTGTATCCCTTCGGGCATCACGCAAGTGGAGCGTAGAGCGGTAAAAGATTCGGCTTTGCATGTAAATGCCAAGGATATACGCCTTATTTATGAGCCTATGGCAGCCGCTATTGGAGTAGGGATAGATATTCAGCAACCAGAAGGAAACATGATTATCGATATAGGAGGTGGTACCACAGAAATCGCGGTGATTTCGCTGGGAGGTATCGTGGTAGACCAATCGGTGAAAATTGCAGGAGATATCTTTACTAATGATATAGCTTACCATTTAAGAACGCACCACAACCTATATGTGGGAGAGCGTACTGCGGAAAGAATCAAAATCGAAATCGGTTCGGCCTTAGAAGAATTAGAGCACGAGCCAGATGATATCTATGTGCAAGGTCGAGACTTGATTACAGGTAAGCCTAAAGAAGTAGTGGTGAACTATAAAGAAGTAGCACGAGCTTTGGACAACTCCATTTCTCGTATCGAGGATGCTGTGATGGAAACTTTGTCCAAGACACCACCAGAGTTGGCGGCAGATATTCACAACACGGGAGTTTATATGGCGGGCGGAGGCTCAATGCTTCGCGGGCTAGATCAGCGAATTTCTAAAAAAACAGGGTTACCAGTATTCTTAGCAGAAGATCCTTTGCGCGCTGTAGTGAAAGGAACAGGTATCGCTTTGAAAAATATGGATAAATTCACTTTCTTAGAGCGATAG
- the mreC gene encoding rod shape-determining protein MreC encodes MQFLVNLLSKIGVFVLFLLLEGVAVFLMFTQSGYHKGAIGEKMMSVDGYVSGKIAKVSHFFDLPEENEALAQENALLRQSLKNLQSSPTQGVSLKDSTLLRPFKYLPAQVVDYSLRKRDNYFLINKGAEDGIKEDMAVLSPDGLVGVVFSTSKHYASVLSILHSKTNIKAKVKNLDYFGIIQWPGEDHRILQLTEIPKYLNVKEGDTVVTAGASAVYPEGELIGRVSKLSPNPQTGDYNIEVTTFNDLARVKNVYVVEDLERPDIQQAKAKEEELANGTE; translated from the coding sequence ATGCAGTTTTTAGTCAATCTACTCTCAAAAATAGGTGTTTTTGTGCTCTTTCTCCTGCTGGAGGGAGTGGCAGTGTTTCTTATGTTTACACAGAGCGGATACCACAAAGGGGCAATAGGAGAGAAAATGATGAGCGTAGATGGCTATGTTTCAGGAAAAATAGCAAAAGTTTCGCATTTCTTTGATTTGCCAGAGGAAAACGAAGCCCTAGCACAAGAAAACGCTTTGTTGAGACAGTCTCTCAAAAATTTACAATCTAGCCCTACACAGGGGGTAAGCCTAAAGGATTCTACGCTATTGCGTCCGTTTAAATACCTTCCTGCGCAGGTGGTGGATTATTCTTTAAGAAAGAGAGATAATTATTTCTTGATTAACAAAGGCGCGGAAGATGGCATAAAAGAAGACATGGCAGTGCTTTCGCCCGATGGGCTTGTAGGCGTAGTGTTTTCAACCTCTAAGCACTATGCATCGGTATTGTCTATCCTGCATTCCAAGACCAATATCAAGGCTAAAGTAAAAAACTTAGATTATTTTGGGATTATTCAATGGCCAGGCGAAGATCACAGGATCCTTCAGCTCACAGAAATTCCCAAATATTTGAATGTAAAGGAGGGAGACACCGTCGTTACCGCAGGAGCATCTGCAGTGTATCCAGAAGGAGAGCTCATCGGTAGAGTTTCAAAACTAAGCCCCAATCCACAAACGGGAGATTACAATATAGAGGTTACTACATTCAACGATTTAGCCAGAGTTAAAAATGTATATGTAGTAGAGGATTTAGAAAGACCAGATATTCAACAAGCAAAAGCTAAAGAAGAGGAGTTAGCCAATGGTACAGAGTAG
- the mreD gene encoding rod shape-determining protein MreD, which yields MVQSSLANVGKMIFFILLQVLIFNNINFWGYANPYIYILFILTLPSSTNRYALLLYAFAIGFAIDVFEHTGGVNAFATVLVAYLRNPLINLLSNQNVDELGTSKFANFSFLQWSVYIVVLILIQHLSIDLIESLQWHNFWLIVERSLIGTLISIILSAIYILSFPPKRQSEI from the coding sequence ATGGTACAGAGTAGTTTAGCCAATGTAGGGAAAATGATATTTTTCATACTGCTGCAAGTCCTAATTTTTAATAATATAAATTTTTGGGGCTATGCCAATCCTTACATTTATATATTGTTTATATTAACGCTTCCTTCTAGCACCAATCGCTATGCCCTCTTGCTCTATGCCTTTGCCATAGGTTTTGCCATAGATGTTTTTGAGCATACAGGCGGTGTGAATGCCTTTGCTACGGTTTTGGTAGCCTATCTCAGAAATCCATTGATTAATCTTTTATCCAATCAAAATGTAGACGAACTGGGAACCTCCAAATTTGCTAATTTCTCCTTTTTGCAATGGAGCGTTTACATCGTTGTGCTGATATTGATTCAGCATTTAAGCATTGATTTAATTGAAAGTTTGCAGTGGCATAATTTCTGGCTAATTGTAGAGCGTAGCCTTATCGGAACCTTAATAAGCATAATACTTTCGGCAATTTATATTTTATCTTTTCCTCCTAAAAGACAGAGCGAAATATAA